A genomic window from Winogradskyella sp. J14-2 includes:
- the gcvH gene encoding glycine cleavage system protein GcvH → MNIPSELKYTKDHEWVKIEGDIATVGITDFAQGELGDIVYVEVETVDETLDAEEVFGTVEAVKTVSDLFLPLSGEIIEFNESLEDEPEKVNTDPYGEGWMIKLKISDTSEVEDLLSANDYKALISG, encoded by the coding sequence ATGAATATTCCATCAGAATTAAAATACACCAAGGACCACGAGTGGGTAAAAATTGAAGGAGATATTGCAACAGTAGGCATAACAGATTTTGCTCAAGGAGAATTAGGAGATATCGTTTATGTAGAAGTAGAAACCGTAGATGAAACTCTCGATGCAGAAGAAGTGTTTGGCACAGTTGAGGCCGTTAAAACCGTTTCAGATTTATTTTTACCATTATCTGGCGAAATAATTGAGTTTAATGAATCATTAGAGGACGAGCCAGAAAAAGTAAACACAGATCCTTATGGAGAAGGCTGGATGATTAAGCTAAAAATATCTGATACATCCGAGGTAGAAGACTTACTATCTGCTAACGACTACAAAGCACTTATTAGTGGTTAA
- a CDS encoding VanZ family protein, which translates to MVKKLLFLAALVYTFVLVVATFINLNGVPSLGSSFDDKIYHFLAYVVLGGLWITYFKSFSNNNRLWLVFIVVVFFGILLEVIQHKLNKNRTYDTYDLLANCFGVLVGTLIAARLDILKLK; encoded by the coding sequence GTGGTTAAAAAACTTTTGTTTTTAGCTGCGCTAGTCTATACATTTGTATTGGTTGTTGCAACGTTTATAAACCTAAATGGCGTTCCTAGCTTAGGGTCATCCTTTGACGACAAGATATATCACTTTTTGGCATACGTCGTTTTAGGAGGCTTATGGATAACCTATTTTAAATCCTTTAGCAATAATAACAGACTTTGGCTCGTATTTATAGTCGTTGTTTTCTTTGGTATTTTATTAGAAGTGATACAACATAAATTAAATAAAAACAGAACCTACGACACATACGATTTGTTGGCAAATTGTTTTGGCGTGTTAGTTGGCACGTTAATTGCGGCTAGACTAGATATATTAAAGTTAAAATAA